One genomic window of Candidatus Zixiibacteriota bacterium includes the following:
- a CDS encoding response regulator: protein MAQYPEELNQENFINEQDKTENRFRILVVDDDENVREVLADLLLLEGHEVLLAEDGEKALLIFEQEKPDLIITDLGMPGISGWEVSQKVKTMQPFIKVIVISGWGATLEKDQLERNFVDQVLPKPFHLEQVKNTIAQVMSKL, encoded by the coding sequence GTGGCTCAATACCCCGAAGAGCTAAATCAGGAAAATTTTATAAACGAGCAAGATAAAACTGAAAATAGGTTTAGAATATTGGTGGTGGATGATGATGAGAATGTCAGAGAGGTTTTGGCTGACCTTCTGCTGTTAGAGGGACACGAGGTCCTTTTAGCTGAGGATGGCGAAAAAGCCCTTTTGATTTTCGAGCAGGAAAAGCCGGATTTGATCATTACTGACCTGGGAATGCCCGGCATCTCCGGCTGGGAGGTCTCCCAGAAAGTCAAAACTATGCAACCATTCATAAAGGTCATAGTCATCTCCGGCTGGGGAGCAACTCTGGAAAAAGACCAGCTGGAAAGGAATTTCGTGGACCAGGTTCTGCCCAAGCCGTTTCATCTGGAGCAGGTCAAAAATACCATTGCCCAGGTGATGTC